GTGGGACTGGAAGTATCCGAAACGCCGGAGGGGCTGGAATTACAGGTAAACGGTGGAAACAAAATTTTTCTGTACCCTAAGCCGGACCATGAACCGGCCACTTTTACGGTGCTGAATTTTATTGTAGACAATGTGGACGATGCTGTGGAACAGCTTACTCAGAAAGGTATCCGGTTCCAGCATTACGAAGGGGAAATAGGCACCGATGAAAAAGGTATTTTCCGGGATAAAGAACGGGGAATGGCCATCGCCTGGTTTACGGACCCGTCAGGGAATATTCTCTCGGTGCTGCATGGATAACATGTATCTATTTTGATATTTAGTCATTTTGTTTTAACAGAAAACGTAATCAAAATGACTAAATATCAAAATAAAAAAATGACTAAATGTTATCTGATGTCCGAAAAATAAGTCACCTCGCCTTCCGGTGTTACCCTTAGCACAATGAGCTTATTATTATCGTCTTTTAGTTCCACGAAATAATTGTCTTCGTCTTCAAACTCTTCTCCATAGATGATCATATTGGTTTGATTAAACTCATTGTCGTCAAAAAATATGACGGTGGCGTCTGCGTAGTTTTTATAGTGTTTTT
This sequence is a window from Chitinophaga varians. Protein-coding genes within it:
- a CDS encoding VOC family protein produces the protein MLKHSGAFSSFSVNDLQQAKQFYQDKVGLEVSETPEGLELQVNGGNKIFLYPKPDHEPATFTVLNFIVDNVDDAVEQLTQKGIRFQHYEGEIGTDEKGIFRDKERGMAIAWFTDPSGNILSVLHG